CAAAAAGTACTGCTTTCATAAGATAAGCACATTTATCAATAATAGTCACAACAGCTAGCAGTGGTGTGGTTTTTAAAGTTTTCAAGTGGCCGGATGGCTCAAAAACACGCGAAATTGACGTCTGACGTCACGCGTAgatacgtgttgtttgcgcgtagagtacgtgttgtttgcgcgtagataCGTGTTGTTTCGCGTAAATACGCGTCGATTTTTCACGCGTAAActacacgtactctacgcgcaaacaacacgtactctacgcgcacGTACTTTAcgcgttgttgacgtgttaaaattcgcgcgtttttgaccctcctggctttccataaacgtctgtacacgttacgtctaaagacatttttgataaaacggccttccataAAGAGGATGCCGGCTGCTAGCCAGCGTGTGTATGCTGCGAGTGACAGGCGGTTTGTAGCGTGTACTCACAACTGTtgggtaggatttcatacaacgtttagtattatttatggcggcgtttagtacttttacttttaaacgccaagcagtgttgacatctggggattcatcatttgtgaaaaacaagaaagaacgaactgaagacggtttacaaagaaacagggaatgtgatcgACTCGTGCGAAAAAataatattggcaaggcatttcaaaggtggcgggaactccgtgatctgaaaggattgtaaacggatgcagacatcgctttatttcttctgaacagtgTAGCAACCACAAAATCATGTGTTTTACACTGAATCCATAATGTCATCTGCACCAAAACGAACATGTTTTATGCATAAAATTTTAAATCGTTTAAATTATATGCTTCAGGAATTAACATTCGTTATGGGTAAACGCAGTACATTTCCACTGTAAACCCGGACAAGTTGAGTGTACTTAAACATTTTGAGGAAACCAATTACCTTAAAAAAGTTAAGTAATGTGTATTTGATATTTGAGTAAAGAGAACTTAAAATGTTCAGCTCATCCAACATATAAATTCTAAGTAGACTGAACTTAAAATAATTAGTAACATCAACTGCTCTGTCGAACTGTGAAATGTAATAAGTTGACTTTACTAATAAAAAAAGAGGAAACCGAttgcacaaatatttttaagtaaagaagtgttttaattttagttagtAGAACTCAATAATAATTGTGTCTGAACTTACTGATCAAGTATAATTAAGTACTGCTGACTCAAAATCATTACTTAAGTTAACTTATTATAATAGTGTTCACTTTACTAAAGAAATATTAGCAAGTGATTAAactaccattatggtgatcagtgtttgctttagttgggctcttgactcttgtgtTTCACTACTAGAACATTGCTTAGTTCTCTTTAACTGCTGAAACGGTGAGTTAAACCCGTTTGTTTGGGGTAAAAAGCAAAGAAATCGGTAGCTGTTTCAATTGGTGATCTTATGAATCACTGATAAagagtgtgttgtgttattaCTTTGTGAATGTTTATATTACAGATTAGTGTTATGACTGTCATATCCTCAGAGACAAATTAAATTGCTTAAAAACCTTTAAACTAATAAATaattagacatgaagaatcagtgtatgaaactcaacaatggtgacatcaacaaaataaaacttcatgctgcaatgcatgctgggtaacatcatagtacaaaactcattcatgattcccagcatgcattgcagttgatctgtttactgaattagtttgatgattgtcaccatgttgaggtttgtatgatgagtgttgatgtctaagtgtgtcagtaaaacattattttgacacAATCCTTGTGCGTTTATAAACTGAAACATTCTCATCAGTAAGAAAAGGATCAAACTCGTTCTTATTTACAACAGCTTTTGTACTTTATTAATGCAGATAAGATATAGTTCTGTTAAAACCAATAGGCTGCAATAacaattaaatccattacattttctattgtgttttgaaaAGGGTTCTATTGATATTTTCAGCAgggtaaacatttaatttattttattttaggagCAACACAGAAATCTTTTAAGGCACTAAGAACAGCTGAGGTGGAGAACGTAATTGCACTGGCCTTGAAATTTGCCCCACACCGGACTCAAAAATGGTAACTACAGTAGCCTACCAACCCGCATTGCAGTTTATTTcgaaattaatataaattatgtcACTGAAACTGAtgcaaatactttttattttactatgAGATCATTTAATCAAGGTAAACGTCAGGAAACTTTATTACCAGCAAGCGCCCTGTTAATACCTTGTTTAACAGCGACATCTAGTGATTAATAAAAGTTAGGTTAAAAGAAAAGCCGTAGGGAAACGTACCTGTTAAACTCGCCAAAATTAACAATAAGACATTTTTAGTGCATAAGATAttgatttcagtaaaaaaaacgttttgttatataataacataatatatatgAATCTCTCAAAGAAtaatatttaactttatttgaaatgacaaaggcTTTTTAATTATGATAATTAAACGCAAAAGGTCTGAAAGTTTGATTTAATCTTAATTATTTACCCCATCTATTGTTTTATCTTATTTGTTTAATCTTATGTAACTCAagcagtatttttatttattttgttacagATGACCGTGGTAGAAGAAGATGGAAGACAAGAAGAGTTGTCATTAGTTCTTAAAGTTATAATAGTAAATAAGTTGTAGaagattgtttgtttatttgtttgttgatAACGTTATAATTTATGACTTTTATAACTTATAgttatttattagtttttaaagttatttttgttAGTGTTTCAATGTTCATCCACCTGTTTgggtatattttgttttaattctatattttaaatattttgaatataaaaaTTCACAATTAAATGGTCGACTGATTATTTCtttatatacacatacagttTATTTAGGAATAGATTTACAAATGCACAAATATGAATACCATTATATTTAAGGTTAGGGGAACATTAGAGTAACGTTAGCGGAAAAACGTAATAATAACGTTATAATAAGTTGGGAACGAATCCTAACGTTAGATGACGTTTTACTActaaactaacgttctattttGAAATTCAAACGTATTACTTTTGTTGCGAGTGTTATATAGATACAACCACACGTGACACATAAGTGTCTCGCGTGTATATTATCGATAAAAAAATGACGTTCCAGTGACTTTGGGCGAACGTCCACTAAACGTCCCGAACGGCCGCTGAAAGTCCATGACGTCCCCTGGGACGTACTCTGGACGGCAAGAGGACCCTACACTCCGACGTTGGGGGGCGTTCTGGGGACCTTTTGGTGAGCTGGGTCAGATATCAAACACCAAGTCATCATCACTCCAAAAAAAGTACTGAAAATCTCACTGCACGAGAAAAGAAACGCATCTACACGGAGTTTATTTTCAATAGCGTTGATTACTGCACAGCGGCAGCCCCTTCACTTTATTTTAGGAGacaaaaccaatgaaacgcGTTGTTTTGGTTAACACCATTTTCGAAATATTGTTTTCTGCTcagagtcatgcaggtttggatagacaagagggtgagtaataacgaacaattttcattttaaggtgaGCATCACTTAAGCATAAGGCTTGTTGTCTATATATGCGACACCGAATCTTCATTGTCCAAATAAGCATGTTTTGTTTATACTGTTTGAAACATCAGGCGTTTTCCttaagtgaagtgacctattagtcagatatggtgacccataccgaaatgtgacctctgctttaaCCCATCCGAGAGTGTaggaacacacgcacagcaagtggtgaacacacgtaccccggagcagtgggcagttCTATACGGCTCCAGGAAGCAAATAAATTGCCTTCCTCAAGCTTGACCTTAGTTTAACAGGACAAATGATTAAAAGGTGTTTCGAACTCAATATAGAAGCTCTCTTAAGATGACGTCATGGGTGGCTCTTAAAAGAGCCTTGGGTGCGGCGGATGAAAGCGGCGCTTTACTTGGAGCTGGTGTACTTGGTGACGGCTTTGGTGCCCTCGGACACGGCGTGTTTGGCGAGCTCACCGGGCAGCAGCAGACGCACGGCGGTCTGGATCTCTCTCGACGTGATGGTGGAGCGCTTGTTGTAGTGCGCGAGACGAGACGACTCGCCGCCGATGCGCTCGAAGATGTGTTGACGAAAGAGTTCATGATGCCCTACGCCTTGGAAGAGATGCCGGTGTCGGGGTGGACCTGCTTGAGGACTTTGTACACGTAGATGGCGTAACTCTCCTTCCTGGACTTTCTGCGCTTCTTTCCTCCCTTAACGGCGGTCTTGGTACGGCCTTCTTAGAGCCCTTCTTGGGCGCGGGCTTGGCTGGTTCAGGCATATATGCTGCTAGTGAATCAAGAAGAAAAGTAAGCAGAGTCACCCAGCAGGGGCTATTTANTCTAATGTTTGCTCGGGTTTTCTATACGTTCTGCAAAAGGTTTGTctctaatttaaattattgaggGATCAATAAATTCCTTCTCTAACGAAATTCAGAattacaacatttctgatgtgttaatatgaaaatataatcccCACATATTACccgcacaaaaaaaacaagaaaaaaagcaagTTGAGCGATGGTTAAACGGTGCACACCCAACACAGGGTTTGGCTATGTGTATATTTTCTTGTCTCTGCCAAAATACAAATAGTCGAATTCATTTTTTAGTCAAAATCAAAAAGTGTCGTGTTCCTGGTCTGATCCCCGGgctttgttgtctttttgtctGCTTCATTTGTTGgttattgcttcaggtttgtgcattttaattcacaaatcCTACAATcctactgtatttatatatataatatatatatatatatatagtgtatatatatgtatataaatacagtagGCCAAGGGGGTTGCCTGCCGCCGCTCACAGATTCGgattgggtttttttttttttttttgtttaacagataaaataattgtgatttcatattaaaataaccaatgaatcatttaaaatcatttaaataattaaatgtgaaaaaatggaTGTAAGTCCAAATAAAGTCTAGAAGAAGAAAGAGGAGAGCCTGGAAGCATGGCCTAGTGGCCTGAACCCCAAAGCTCAAGTAAAAAGGAAGAGAATGAAGTGAGGGCAGAACTCAAGAGCAGAGCTAAGGAAAACAGCCCAGAGGAGAAGAGCAAGAGCTCACAGAGATAGCAGCTTCCAGTGAGAAGAAGTAGAGACAGAGCATATCTTATCCTTTTTAAAAGATTCAATTTAAATCGAATatggcccaaaacacacaatactttgtaattgttttgctgTGGGTCCTTCAGGTCACTGGGTCCACCATCTCGCTTGAACAGATTTTGCCAAGTAAGAGATGTTGTTATGGCAACATTGTTgacaacattttgtaaaaaaaagtctaCACCCACTCCAAACTCTATAACCATAACCATATCCCTtaaaccagaggaaatgatagATGAATAATAAGGGTGCAGAGGCACAAAGCCTTGGTTAGCTTAATCTTAACATGAAGTGTAACTAAtccctcaaatctgattggttgattgaaatgttgtcccagggtcaacatctcTCACTTTGTGAAATCAGGAAAGCCCCACCATCTCACAGGACCTAAATTAGAGACTTGCAAGGggttgttctgtgcacttcagtaACGGTCTGGTTTGTCTCAGCTGCTCCCCTGCCCGTCCTTGAAAATGGCAGGAAAAGCCATCACAGAGTTCATACCCTGGCCACAATCCTTTTGAACTTTGCCTTCTAGCCAATGCTTCAAATGAGTACAAGAACATTTAGGCTCAAAAGTATATACAGGTGCATCTCAATAAATTAGAATGTCATggaaaagttcatttatttcaataattcaactcaaattgtgaaactcgtgtattaaattaattcaatgcacacagactgaagtagtttaagtctttggttcttttaattgtgatgattttggctcacatttaacaaaaacccACCAATTCACTATCTCAACAAATTGGAATACTTCATAagaccaataaaaaaaacatttttagtgaaTTGTTGGCCTTCTGGAAAGTATgttaatttactgtatatgtactcaATACtcggttgggcctccttttgcatgaattactgcatcgatgtggcgtggcatggaggcaatcagcctgtggcactgctcaggtgtaatggaagcccaggtggctgtgatagcggccttcaggtcatctgcattgttgggtctggtgtatTTCATCATAGATTCTCTATGGGGTTCATGTCAGGCGGGTTtactggccaatcaagcacagtaacaccatggtcattgaaccagcttttaatacctttggcagtgtgggcagatgccaagtcctgctggaaaatgaaatcagcatttctgaagtccacagtcaactcagccatctaccaggacattttagatcacttcatgcttccttctgctgacaagctttatggagatgctgatttcattttccagcaggacttggcacctgcccacactgccaaagataccaaaagctggttcaatgaccatggtggtactgtgcttgattggccagtaaacccgcctgacctgaacccaaTAGAGAATCTATGggtattgtcaagaggaagatgagagacacctgacccaatgcagatgacctgaaggccgcaatcaaagcaacctgggcttccattacacctgagcagtgccacaggctgattgcctccatgccacgccgcattgatgcagtaattcatacaaaaggaggcccaaccaagtattgagtgcatagaaatgaaaatacttttcagaagcctgacatttctgtttaaaatatcctttttttattgatcttatgtaatattctaatttgttGAGATAGTGAATTGGTGGGTTTTTGTTAAAAGTGAGCCAAAATCATCACAATTAAAAGAACCAAAGACTTTTCCACAACACCAACTTTTCCACAACATTCTAATTTATTGAGatgcacctgtatatatttttccCACAGATAATGTCCATAAAGTTCTCTTTATCTCTTGTAGCCTATATGTCAGCATATCTCACTCCTTGATGGATGTGACattaaaatgctcagagaatgtatttgttaccattTTACTGAACCCTATTTCGGTAAACACTTGTTagagtttaaacatcagaaaaatatcattctatgcacaagtttttaaatgtgttatggatgtgacaaaaaaggacacggtTTTCGGGAGACGACAaattttgtaggatttctgtgaattaaaatgcacaaacctgaagcaattatAGACAACAAATGGAGCACATAGCGAGCTGTCAAATCTAAAAGCCGTGTGCTCGACACAACAACATACGCACACTGACAAAAAGACAGCAAAGCCCGGGGATCAGACCAGGAACACGACACTTTCTGATTTTAACGTAGGCCTACAAATGAATTTGACTATTTGTATTTTGGCAGAGACAAGAAAATATACATATAGCTATAAAACCCTGTGTTGGGTGTGCACCATTTAACCATCGCTCAAtttgctttttttcttctttttttgtgcgGGTAATATGTGgggattatattttcatattaacaCATTAGAAATGTTGTAATTCTGAATTTCGTTAGAGAAGGAATTTATTGATCCCTCTGTAATTTAAATTAGAGACAAACCTTTTGCAGAACGTATAGAAAACCCGAGCAAACATTAGATTATTCTTCTTAAGTGTGaaactaattttatttatactggtTATTTTCGTTCAGATTAATATTCAAGAaaactaatgaaaacatttttattctaccAGTTTGAACGTGTAAGCGTGATGAGTTCCTATTGGCTGCTGAGCGGTAGGGTTAAACCATTACTGTAGGCCTGGGGGGTTGCCTTCCATTTCTAGACTCTTTGCTATCACAATGCATGTAACATGCGAAAGTTCCACTTATCTATTTGTGCTTGATGGCCAGTGAAAGTCCTCACCACAACAAGCTATTAGATATAGATATTTAATAATCTTATTTGCTTTCTAATGTTCTCGCAAttgagattgattgttttagCAGAGACAGTAAGTAAGAAGTAAATTTTTCGATCGATTTTTTTCCCGGTCTGATCCCGGGgctttgttgtctttttgtcaTGCTTCATTTGTTGGTTATatttgcttcaggtttgtgcattttaattcacaaatcGTACAAAAtttgtcgtctcccaaaaaccgtgtcctttttgtcacatccataacacatgttTATGTCATTATAACAGTAATTATGACATTATCTGTGGGGGAAAATATACTTTTGAGCTTAAATGTTCTTGTACTTCATGTGAAGCATTGGCTAGAGGACAACCGTTCAAAAGGATTGTGGCCAGGGTATGAACTCTGTGATGGCTTTTCCTGccattttcaaggactacaaGGACGGGCAGGGGAGCAGCTGAGACAAACCAGACCGTtactgaagtgcacagaacaaccCCTCGCAAGTCTCTAACTTTAGGTCCTGTGAGATGGTGGGGCTTTCCTGATTTCACCAAGTGCgagatgttgaccctgggacaacatttcaatcaaccaatgagatttgaggGATTAGTTACACTTCATGTTAAGATTAAGCTAACCAAGGCTTTGGCCTCTGCACCCTTATTATTCAtctatcatttccctctggtttAAGGGATATGGTTATGGTTATAGAGTTTGGAGTGGGTGTAGACTTTTtctacaaaaatgttgtcaacaATGTTGCCATAACAACATCTCTTACTTGGCAAAATCTGTTCAAGCGAGATGGTGGAACCCAGTGACCTGAAGGACTCCAcagcaaaacaattacaaaatattgtgtgttttgggccatATTCGATTTAAATTGAATCTTTTAAAAGGGATAAGATATGCTCTGTCTCTACTTCTTCTCACTGGAAGCTGCTGTCTCTGTGAGCTCCGGCTCTTCTCCTCTGGCCTGTTCTCCTTGAGCTCTGCTCTTGAGTTCTGCCCTTACTTCATTCTCTTCCTTTTTACTTGAGCTTTGGAGTTCAGGCCACTAGGCCATGCTTCCAGGCTCTCCTCTTTCTTCTTCTAGACTTTATTTGGACTTACATccaatttttcacatttaattcatttaaatgattttaaatgattcattggttaattttaatatgaaattacaattattttatctgttaaacaaaacaaacaaaaaaaaacaatccgaATCTGTGAGCGGCGGCAGGCAACCCCCTTGGCctactgtatttatatacatatatacgtatatatatacacacagtatATAGTTAAGAAACTCCACTTCTGCGCTGCGCTtctggcatataactaaacaaatcaaatgaacgagTGCACAGTGAAGGCCAATGGTATGTCCGGCCTTGGCCgtgacccccaggtagctatggttactgagggaagtccagtaatctccggtgagcgcaaccgtgtttgtctgtcttaacGTAGCCTTCATGCTGAAGGTCTGGTAACTTTGGCCGCTTTTATTGGTCAAGGCCCGCCCCAAAAGacaatatgactgacaggtgaaGCTACCAATCCAGTATTGTTTTGTGCTGCGTCATGTTTAGTTGtgtggaaatgtccccacaatCACAGACCGATGTGCAACTAGTAAATCATTCATTCACGATCGTCTCCAAATTTACTTTTACAATGAGGCTTCAGTCTCCTAGAGCACCGGcttaaacacacatgtaaatataCGTAACTAAAGCAAActaatgtaagcataaaacagctgtttagtaagttttatgcattaaaacagaaaatacacaaaacCTACTTGGCAGAGAACAATAGCATTACTTACCATTGTACGACGGTGTGCACTTCGTCGACAGCCATGCCAATAAGATgttcccggtaaacatttgtttGGAGCATATCTCTCCACTTTTTAACTCCAACAAGCAGTTCTGGAGAACCAAACACAAGACTAAACCTTCCTACTGCTATGTCAGCGTCTGTTCTTTCATCTTGGCCTGCATATGCGGCGGATATCCCCTTCACGTCGAGGTATTTTACTTGATCTTCCATAATAGATGTGAGAGGGCAAACAACAAGCAAAATTGTATCTCTATGGTACCCCTCCAAATTCTGGGAGACGGTGGGCCAGGCTTGAAAGATAAGACTTTTGCCATATCCAGTCGGCAAACATGTTAAAACATCTCTTTTAGACTCCACTAAGTACCTCAAACAAAACTCTTGACGTCTTTTAAAGAATCTATACTATgcacctcgcatacttttaaaaaagcagCGTTTAGTCGGTCTTGATGAACGCTCATTGTCACTGATGTAACACGGAAGCTTTCTAATTCGATCGGAccgctttgttttgtttcccgGCGGACTGTTAAAGAACGTGACAcacacgtctcccggaaatcctgtggaaTTTAACCATTCAGACAACTACTTCGAACTCGTTGAAGTGTTTCCAAAAAAGTGTGCCAAATGTATCTGACGTTCAGCCAACGGGTCGTGGGCGTGATACTATTCTCAACGCCTCTTCGACTTTAGCTTTCTCCTCTTTGTAGGAgtcgtgaatcttgcttgtaacagtggctctccaaggtagttcatatgtgtaatcTTTAGATGCGATGtgaataatttcaagtagaccctcgtcctccactacattaactggcctacatgctgtagccacccatttagctatcgatgtggtgagtctgttgcttgtgAAGTTGTCCATCCGTCTCCTCTGAAAACAATCGAGTGTTGTTTGACTTTGGCgaggaggaggagagctctctgtgtcagttgtatgcttcgccatcaagtgatattttaaactcgacgtgctGCGGTGATAACTTAATTCATTTtgacaataaatgcagatcacttttgtcttgtcgacagaaccatcagacatcgttttatatatgaattttcCATTCAGATGACCTTTCTCcttctccatttctgtttgctgctgcatGTCCATTTCCCATATGGGCAAGTCCAAgggtcaaacagaaaatgcgcgcTGCCTTAATCGCGCgttaaaaataacagtgccgTTAAAATGAATTTGCGTTAACGCGTCACTAATGCGGTAattttgacagcactagttttatatactgtatttctgtttttgttgcttCTCTGTCCATCAGTGGTTCTGTTTGTTATCACTTCATTATCTATTCACTCCAACATTCAGTGTTACATTTAGCAGCCTTTAGTATGCACACTAAGCAGTGTTCATTTTATGTGGGCTGACCCATGTGGGGCCTACGTGGACCCAGAAGACAGCCCACATCAAACCCAGCTGGGCCCCACATGACTGTGCTGGTTGGtggaagcagaatgttttcatttgtgcattcataatgtgaataaaatgtcattgtttaaGTTAATTTCAGCTTAAAGTGCCACATTTAGTCAGCATCAATAGGCTGCCACTTTCATATCATAaatctaaacatttttaataactgtGACGATTGAATATGGAGTGAAAAGTCAGGAGAGAAAATACTGTCTGTATATTagagtttattttaactgatccATCACTATTACATGAatccaacacacacagaatgaaAGTCAACCTTCACCAGATTTCACCTCAAGTACAGAAGAATCTTAAGGAATCATTTAAGTTGCTATGTGAAGCAGAACAACCCTTTCAGTCATGATTTATTAACGATAAAGCACTAGCCTCAAGTACCTTATTGCTTTTAAAAGACGATTACTGCAATACAAGTATTAAAGCAAAACGATGTGTAATAAATGcaaatttcttaaaataaaataactttaagCCTTCCTTCCTCTAAAAAATAGTTCCTGATCCCTGACATTTAAATGCTCCCTATTGCTAAATAACAAAATCAGAAAGTTAACAAAGGAACCAAAAAAGtctctttatttctcctttcttctgcagatgaAGTTGAGTTTGTGAGATCCAGGAAGGCTGATCCAGAGATGATCTCCTCCAGACTGAACCGCTCCAGATCTCACTTCACTCTCAGAGTTGTCCACTGCTGCTTCATTCCCCGGAGCCCAATTCTGATAACACACGACCTCTCCATTCACCCAGAACCAGATGCCCACAGAGCAGGAGTGATGTAACCCCAGCCACACCTCAGCAGTCCAGGCATGATGAAGAACTTCAGTCACCATGAGCTGAATCTCCTGTGAATCCACTGAGACCAGATCCACATGATTCTCTCTGCAGTATGTCACAGCTTCAGTCCAGCTCAGATTCTCCTGGATCAATATCAGCTCATCTGAACACACAATCAACACAAACACTGTGACTGAACTGAGATCAGTTTCATCATGAAGAAACTTCTGtcgtcaaacacacacattgacttttattaacTCACCTTCATGACACACAAAAGTGTTAGAGTCACTGCAAGATACGTCGTGCCATTTCCCCTCATTATTCATATCGACCGCTGTACAATCTTCATAACCACCATAATTATCAGGTTGACCAGACTTCCAGTATCTGAAGGTGGAGTCAGTGTGATCTGACCACTCCCACGAGTCTCTGAACAGACCAATCCAGACAGATCTCTGAGGGTCATTAATGATGTTGTGGATCAGTTGATTGTCAGTCTGGTTCCTCACCTTGATCAGATCAGTATGATGCTGTCTGCAGAATCTCTGAGCGTCTCTCCATGTTTTACTAGAAGTATCAATGATGTATGCTTTACTGCTGTCTGTTGAAGAAAATAAAGATTCAAGTCTCATGATGTTTTATTCATTACAACACTTACAGTTCATATGTCAATCTACAGAAACGTATTTCTTCTAAAAGTCTTGATAAATTATTAACTTGTTCAGGTGCCAAGCAAAAAGTGGGAGAAACATTTTGTTGCAGCTGAAGATTTAACTGAAgcgcgacttcccctgggcgtttcggTAGCTGGTCAGAGGTATCTTCAAAGAGcatatttctaaaagagcaaattctCCTACATCGTGCACATGTCGCCAGGCATGTCTCACCGCTGTAGTCTTGGGTGCGACCGCCCCATCCTCGAGCCAGACAGGCACGATACCTGCGTCACATGTCTGGGTCCCCAGCATGCTGAGGTAGCATCGTAGATACGACATGGTCGCATTGCGAGCACATGTCGATCACGGTATTGCGGTCATTGCTGGTTGTGTTCGTGTGAACACAGCCAAACATCGTCTACTTCCTGCTCGACAGCTGCTGCTAAGCCATCTGCGGCAGTGAGCAGTAGTGGTGATATGCGGTTCTCGTGGACGTAATACGTCACAGCTATTGCCGCGGAATGTCCAGGCCCCGTCACGCTCACCAAACCTGTCTCCTATGGGTGTCGTCAGACTGTCCCATAACGGAACCCCGCCACAGCGTGCAGAGGATGAGATTTCGGTTGCAACATCGTACGGCGACTTTCTGACATCAGACGCTAAGGACTCCCTGCAGCTCGGCCGGTCGAGCCCAGGACGAGGCCGACGCGGAGATATCAGCCATGCTTGCCCCTGCCGCCGTGAGCATCGGGCtccagtgcaccgcactgccttcCCTGCAGCTCACGGCTGGACTCTTGGTGCCTGGATACGGAACACGGGGGAACCGTGACCCACCCAGGCACCagtttcccggaagtgcatgtgAGCTCACGAAAGCCTGGGACGCCCCCTTTCGGCGCATTCACGGCAGACGAGCTtggtcgcccttacttccct
The Triplophysa rosa linkage group LG7, Trosa_1v2, whole genome shotgun sequence genome window above contains:
- the LOC130556366 gene encoding C-type mannose receptor 2-like isoform X3, producing MKKMAQILYVSLLVIALCSLSEGIQRRYHYINMNKTWTEAQRYCRENYTDLATVHNINDMNELKNTVNNNQKYVWIGLKRTGEWKWSLGGPVKYLNWETEPSDNTNNCAVMRNGTWRQQDCDVASQFICYNDSSKAYIIDTSSKTWRDAQRFCRQHHTDLIKVRNQTDNQLIHNIINDPQRSVWIGLFRDSWEWSDHTDSTFRYWKSGQPDNYGGYEDCTAVDMNNEGKWHDVSCSDSNTFVCHEVFVLIVCSDELILIQENLSWTEAVTYCRENHVDLVSVDSQEIQLMVTEVLHHAWTAEVWLGLHHSCSVGIWFWVNGEVVCYQNWAPGNEAAVDNSESEVRSGAVQSGGDHLWISLPGSHKLNFICRRKEK
- the LOC130556366 gene encoding C-type mannose receptor 2-like isoform X2 — encoded protein: MKKMAQILYVSLLVIALCSLSEGIQRRYHYINMNKTWTEAQRYCRENYTDLATVHNINDMNELKNTVNNNQKYVWIGLKRTGEWKWSLGGPVKYLNWETEPSDNTNNCAVMRNGTWRQQDCDVASQFICYNGVSKDFIICESQTFLLSCDQGTIKVLSASYGRTDRQTCSAGRPDYQISNVQCTLSTSLSVVATRCDGKTSCSLNSAVFTDPCGGTYKYLNVSYECVEAPPNSSKAYIIDTSSKTWRDAQRFCRQHHTDLIKVRNQTDNQLIHNIINDPQRSVWIGLFRDSWEWSDHTDSTFRYWKSGQPDNYGGYEDCTAVDMNNEGKWHDVSCSDSNTFVCHEDELILIQENLSWTEAVTYCRENHVDLVSVDSQEIQLMVTEVLHHAWTAEVWLGLHHSCSVGIWFWVNGEVVCYQNWAPGNEAAVDNSESEVRSGAVQSGGDHLWISLPGSHKLNFICRRKEK
- the LOC130556366 gene encoding C-type mannose receptor 2-like isoform X1 translates to MKKMAQILYVSLLVIALCSLSEGIQRRYHYINMNKTWTEAQRYCRENYTDLATVHNINDMNELKNTVNNNQKYVWIGLKRTGEWKWSLGGPVKYLNWETEPSDNTNNCAVMRNGTWRQQDCDVASQFICYNGVSKDFIICESQTFLLSCDQGTIKVLSASYGRTDRQTCSAGRPDYQISNVQCTLSTSLSVVATRCDGKTSCSLNSAVFTDPCGGTYKYLNVSYECVEAPPNSSKAYIIDTSSKTWRDAQRFCRQHHTDLIKVRNQTDNQLIHNIINDPQRSVWIGLFRDSWEWSDHTDSTFRYWKSGQPDNYGGYEDCTAVDMNNEGKWHDVSCSDSNTFVCHEVFVLIVCSDELILIQENLSWTEAVTYCRENHVDLVSVDSQEIQLMVTEVLHHAWTAEVWLGLHHSCSVGIWFWVNGEVVCYQNWAPGNEAAVDNSESEVRSGAVQSGGDHLWISLPGSHKLNFICRRKEK